From the genome of Chanos chanos chromosome 5, fChaCha1.1, whole genome shotgun sequence, one region includes:
- the LOC115813391 gene encoding uncharacterized protein LOC115813391: MAEMKLGVKFILVTLLLQLALTEGKPTSEYDFGDVVFFKTAHNVPGTQCAVTDHFGVFVGNNIKIEGKAEGDDILEINISPAVQQKSCRFAKLGSRTPQSKSTPKFENERQRKDETIQGIGDIIINCPNIYIKDSKNVKNVGNIESHAGNAPAGEEKGNRLLRYLSRLFGCCFGACQAAGGIATAVGVATAAGAAGAAGR, translated from the exons ATGGCCGAGATGAAACTGGGAGTGAAATTCATTCTGGTGACTCTGCTCCTGCAGCTGGCCTTGACTGAGGGAAAG CCTACTTCAGAGTATGACTTTGGAGACGTTGTATTCTTTAAAACTGCTCACAATGTGCCAGGGACTCAATGTGCTGTCACTGATCACTTCGGTGTATTTGTGGGCAACAATATAAAAATTGAAGGCAAAGCTGAAGGAGACGACATTCTTGAGATAAACA TTTCTCCTGCAGTACAACAAAAAAGCTGCCGCTTTGCTAAACTTGGAAGCAGGACGCCACAATCAAAAAGTACAcctaaatttgaaaatgaaagacaacgAAAGGACGAAACGATTCAAGGAATTGGGGATATCATAATCAACTGTCCAAACATATACATTAAGGAtagtaaaaatgttaaaaacgtAGGAAACATTGAATCTCATGCCGGTAATGCTCCAGCCGGTGAAgag AAAGGAAATCGGCTCTTGAGATATCTAAGTAGGCTCTTTGGTTGTTGTTTCGGAGCGTGTCAGGCAGCAGGAGGAATAGCAACAGCAGTAGGAGTAGcaacagcagcaggagcagcaggagcagcaggaagATAA